A section of the Thermotoga caldifontis AZM44c09 genome encodes:
- a CDS encoding glycoside hydrolase family 130 protein: MGELRSYAGVKRHSGNPILTRKDVPYPSALVFNPGVCKYGGRYVMVFRNDYGSFEEQRIEGTNLGLAFSEDGIEWEVSSEPLPMFVDEPDAIRIYDPRLVVLEGKLLMTFALDTFHGIRAGIASTEDFKNFELIHLSTPDSRNIVLFPRKVNGYHVRLEKPFPMYGRLGMERFDIWISFSPDLRFWGESKLLLAVEDVSFANCKVGPGAPPIETDKGWLVIFHAVDVDPSRGKNGWEDKWTKRYSAGVMLLDLEDPTKVLGVHEQSILAPETEYEISGGFRNNVVFPIRAVLENEEVKIYHDAVDTAICLATANVNELVGLCLKNS; the protein is encoded by the coding sequence GTGGGTGAACTGAGATCTTATGCAGGAGTAAAGAGACATTCCGGCAATCCCATACTGACGAGAAAGGATGTGCCGTACCCTTCAGCGCTGGTCTTCAACCCCGGCGTGTGCAAATACGGTGGAAGATATGTCATGGTGTTTCGCAACGACTATGGATCTTTTGAGGAACAGAGAATCGAAGGTACCAACTTGGGACTTGCGTTCAGTGAAGATGGAATCGAATGGGAAGTCTCGTCCGAACCTTTGCCCATGTTCGTTGATGAACCGGACGCGATCAGGATCTACGATCCCAGGCTGGTGGTCTTGGAAGGAAAACTTCTCATGACCTTCGCACTCGACACGTTTCACGGTATCAGGGCGGGCATCGCGAGCACGGAAGATTTCAAGAACTTCGAATTGATACATCTTTCTACACCGGACAGCAGAAACATCGTACTCTTTCCAAGGAAAGTAAACGGTTACCACGTGAGACTCGAAAAACCGTTCCCCATGTACGGAAGGCTGGGAATGGAGAGGTTCGACATCTGGATCAGCTTTTCGCCGGATCTTCGGTTCTGGGGAGAGAGCAAACTGCTTTTGGCTGTGGAAGATGTGTCTTTTGCTAACTGCAAGGTGGGGCCTGGGGCGCCACCTATCGAAACGGACAAAGGCTGGCTGGTGATATTCCACGCGGTCGATGTCGATCCGTCAAGGGGCAAGAACGGCTGGGAAGACAAATGGACCAAGCGCTACAGCGCAGGTGTCATGCTTCTGGATCTGGAAGATCCGACGAAGGTGCTGGGCGTACACGAACAGTCCATCCTGGCACCTGAAACAGAATACGAAATCAGTGGAGGTTTCAGGAACAACGTCGTTTTTCCAATAAGAGCCGTCCTGGAAAATGAAGAAGTGAAGATCTATCACGACGCGGTGGACACGGCGATCTGCCTCGCGACGGCGAATGTGAACGAGCTGGTCGGGCTTTGTCTCAAAAATTCCTGA